A stretch of the Archangium violaceum genome encodes the following:
- a CDS encoding PQQ-dependent sugar dehydrogenase, giving the protein MRHWLRPFAVLLWLSASACTQSSKGSTDGGTNTGPRPEPVDAGQTDTGQDDAGQGGTGTPPPGASEQVQVTVPESLRTAPFDSPRTLTVPPGFTISVFARVPEARFMAIAPNGDVLVSQPDLGTVKLVRPRPGQTPEIFDWATGLRGPHDIVFHTRGGTTWVYVAETNQVTRSPWQAGETQRHDVAVLVSGLPDASQPELPGPYGHALKNIAVDPEGRLYVSIASTCNVCLSDTRSTPERGALYRYGPEGGSGQLFARGLRKAEGLAFVPGTDTLWVTVNARDDIPYPHDDGTGRYGKVIPEYADKHPPEALTSVREAGEYGWPFCNPNPDTSLGLKQMPFDRDYDLNREGTIACGAMDRFDQGIQAHSAPLGLAFLNGTAFPEPYTSGVVVAYHGSSNSTRPTGYKVTYFPWDKVTGQPTREQDFVSGWVSPDGTSVWGRPVDVAVTADGALLISDDQGGALYLLRKQ; this is encoded by the coding sequence ATGCGTCACTGGCTCCGCCCCTTCGCCGTGTTGCTGTGGCTGTCCGCCTCCGCCTGCACCCAGTCCTCGAAAGGGTCCACCGATGGTGGAACGAACACCGGGCCACGTCCGGAGCCCGTGGACGCGGGCCAGACCGACACCGGCCAGGATGACGCGGGCCAGGGTGGGACGGGCACTCCGCCCCCTGGGGCCAGCGAGCAGGTTCAGGTGACCGTCCCCGAGAGCCTGCGCACCGCTCCCTTCGACTCGCCACGCACCCTCACCGTTCCGCCCGGCTTCACCATCTCCGTCTTCGCGCGGGTGCCGGAGGCGCGCTTCATGGCGATTGCCCCCAACGGGGACGTGCTGGTGTCACAGCCGGACCTGGGCACGGTGAAGCTGGTGCGGCCCCGCCCCGGACAGACGCCCGAGATATTCGACTGGGCCACGGGCCTGCGCGGTCCCCATGACATCGTCTTCCACACCCGCGGAGGCACCACCTGGGTGTACGTGGCCGAGACGAACCAGGTGACACGCTCGCCCTGGCAGGCGGGAGAGACCCAGCGCCACGACGTCGCGGTGCTCGTGAGCGGCCTGCCCGACGCGAGCCAGCCCGAGCTGCCGGGCCCCTACGGGCACGCACTGAAGAACATCGCCGTCGACCCGGAGGGGCGGCTCTACGTCTCCATCGCCTCCACCTGCAACGTGTGCCTGTCGGACACGCGGAGCACTCCCGAGCGCGGAGCGCTCTACCGTTACGGGCCAGAGGGCGGCTCGGGGCAGCTCTTCGCACGCGGCCTGCGCAAAGCCGAGGGCCTGGCCTTCGTCCCCGGCACCGACACCCTCTGGGTGACGGTGAACGCGCGAGACGACATCCCCTACCCGCACGACGACGGCACCGGAAGGTACGGGAAGGTGATTCCCGAGTACGCGGACAAACACCCGCCCGAGGCCCTCACCTCGGTGCGCGAGGCAGGCGAGTACGGCTGGCCCTTCTGCAACCCCAACCCGGACACGTCGCTCGGCTTGAAGCAGATGCCCTTCGATCGCGACTACGACCTGAACCGGGAAGGGACCATCGCCTGCGGAGCGATGGACCGCTTCGACCAGGGCATCCAGGCGCACTCGGCGCCGCTGGGCCTGGCCTTCCTCAATGGCACGGCCTTTCCCGAGCCCTACACTTCGGGCGTGGTGGTGGCCTACCACGGCTCGTCGAACAGCACGCGGCCCACCGGCTACAAGGTGACGTACTTCCCCTGGGACAAGGTGACGGGCCAGCCCACCCGGGAGCAGGACTTCGTCTCCGGGTGGGTGTCACCGGATGGCACGAGCGTGTGGGGCCGCCCGGTGGACGTGGCCGTCACCGCCGACGGCGCCCTGCTCATCAGCGACGACCAGGGCGGAGCCCTGTACCTGCTGCGCAAGCAGTGA
- a CDS encoding YkgJ family cysteine cluster protein: protein MSLSTLCLRCGLCCDGTLFTHVPLRRTEVGPLKALGLPVKERKDGTPILPQRCAALEGKRCTAYAERPEECRRYHCNLFSALSEGEVSLEEALAVVDGAHALLLATSGDTERKSEVEDYLDRHFRGRHRRYTAQ, encoded by the coding sequence ATGTCCCTGTCCACGCTCTGCCTTCGCTGCGGCCTGTGCTGCGATGGCACCCTCTTCACGCACGTCCCGCTCCGGCGCACGGAGGTGGGTCCCTTGAAGGCCCTCGGGCTGCCCGTGAAGGAGCGCAAGGACGGCACGCCCATCCTCCCGCAGCGATGTGCCGCACTGGAGGGCAAGCGGTGTACCGCCTACGCGGAGCGCCCCGAGGAATGCCGCCGCTACCATTGCAACCTCTTCTCCGCGCTCTCGGAGGGTGAGGTGTCCCTCGAGGAGGCACTCGCGGTGGTGGACGGGGCGCACGCCCTCCTGCTCGCCACCTCCGGGGACACCGAGCGGAAGTCCGAGGTGGAGGACTACCTCGACCGTCACTTCCGGGGCCGCCATCGTCGCTATACGGCGCAATAG
- a CDS encoding nucleotidyltransferase, with amino-acid sequence MNIQDTDKPSAEQGSSQASTEQDQKPSKAPPPMQADQRPPIERGAHLLALSTLKNAEIPFVVAGAYALHLYTGIYRDTKDLDIFLKREHVQRAMESLESMGFQTKMHDPVWIAKAYANDEYFADLIFSSGNGVAIVDDYWIDRAHPGVIHGLPILVAPPEDIIWSKAFVCERERFDGTDINHLILARGKQMDWKHLMMRFQPHWEVLLAHLTFYRFSYPGQRDHVPRWIWDELLDRARDQHNEPEKKKLCRGMLIAKGQYNVDVEHWGYADARLVEVATFRDYKKD; translated from the coding sequence ATGAACATTCAAGACACCGACAAACCGTCGGCGGAGCAGGGCAGCAGCCAGGCCTCCACCGAGCAGGACCAGAAGCCTAGCAAGGCGCCACCTCCCATGCAGGCGGATCAGCGTCCGCCGATCGAACGGGGGGCGCACCTGCTCGCGCTGAGCACGCTCAAGAACGCGGAGATTCCCTTCGTGGTCGCGGGCGCCTACGCGCTCCACCTCTACACGGGTATCTACCGTGACACCAAGGACCTGGACATCTTCCTCAAGCGCGAGCACGTGCAGCGCGCGATGGAGTCCCTGGAGAGCATGGGCTTCCAGACGAAGATGCATGATCCGGTGTGGATCGCGAAGGCCTACGCCAACGACGAATACTTCGCCGATCTCATCTTCAGCTCGGGCAACGGCGTGGCCATCGTGGACGACTATTGGATCGACCGGGCCCATCCGGGCGTCATCCACGGGCTGCCCATCCTGGTGGCGCCGCCCGAGGACATCATCTGGTCCAAGGCCTTCGTCTGCGAGCGCGAGCGCTTCGACGGCACGGACATCAACCACCTCATCCTCGCCCGCGGCAAGCAGATGGACTGGAAGCACCTGATGATGCGCTTCCAGCCGCACTGGGAGGTGCTCCTGGCCCACCTCACCTTCTACCGTTTCAGCTATCCGGGACAGCGCGACCACGTGCCCCGCTGGATCTGGGACGAGCTGCTCGACCGGGCCCGCGACCAGCACAACGAGCCCGAGAAGAAGAAGCTCTGCCGGGGAATGTTGATCGCCAAGGGACAGTACAACGTGGATGTCGAGCACTGGGGTTACGCCGACGCCCGCCTGGTGGAGGTCGCGACGTTCCGCGACTACAAGAAGGACTGA
- a CDS encoding MBL fold metallo-hydrolase: MRLTLHRGVSLAVLASARTEAEHHEDLGCSIQGPTARPVRQAHQPLKERLAELGPERSLREAKSLVRWLEETPRYAALCDTGRRRGGRRPLRHEVLFPDATRHKPRILHLRQEELGLDFPVKAREWPAIAELFATLERGATRAELRALAAVPAVGELLGDMSDAGWLVRHEGPVEVPAPGALFIGHNTVLVSSTRARVLVDPYFRPASGLDRPDYQPMQPGDIGPVDAVVITHSHGDHFHLGSLLRLPRDTRIFVPAVERESLFSTDCVLRLEQLGYTRVEALRWGEERLVGDITVRALPFHGEQPTDGEGLYPDLFNEGNTWLVRAPGFSAAFFADAGHDVRGDMRTVCRALRKEEPVDVLFCGVRGFRLEPLFFGYTTLDAYLVDVPVDALGTPQQLMAGPEEALRYGELLGARYVVPCADGGAPWYWREGMGPRYPGYPGAPVSGASTLDENPDADPYPERLKQVRRRMGQGPQALLLRPGEALAWRGRQAPKLIQYPGFQWPFGGMPARRGA; encoded by the coding sequence ATGCGGCTCACCCTCCACCGTGGCGTCAGCCTCGCCGTCCTCGCCTCGGCTCGAACCGAAGCGGAGCACCATGAGGACCTGGGTTGCAGCATCCAGGGCCCCACCGCCCGACCCGTGCGTCAGGCCCACCAGCCCCTGAAGGAGCGGCTCGCGGAGCTGGGCCCGGAGCGCTCCCTGCGCGAGGCCAAATCCCTGGTGCGCTGGCTGGAGGAGACGCCCCGCTACGCCGCGCTCTGTGACACGGGTAGACGGCGGGGAGGGCGGCGCCCGCTGCGGCACGAGGTGCTGTTCCCCGACGCGACGCGGCACAAGCCGCGGATCCTCCACCTGCGCCAGGAGGAGCTGGGGCTCGACTTCCCGGTGAAGGCGCGTGAGTGGCCGGCCATCGCCGAGCTCTTCGCCACCCTCGAGCGTGGCGCCACCCGAGCCGAGCTGCGGGCGCTCGCGGCGGTCCCCGCGGTGGGCGAGCTGCTCGGAGACATGTCGGACGCGGGCTGGCTGGTGCGCCACGAGGGGCCGGTGGAGGTACCCGCTCCGGGCGCCCTCTTCATCGGCCACAACACCGTGCTGGTGTCGAGCACCCGGGCACGCGTCCTGGTGGACCCGTACTTCCGGCCCGCGAGCGGGCTCGATCGGCCGGACTACCAGCCGATGCAGCCGGGCGACATCGGCCCGGTGGACGCGGTGGTCATCACCCACTCGCACGGGGACCACTTCCACCTGGGCTCACTGCTGCGGCTGCCGCGTGACACGCGCATCTTCGTCCCGGCGGTGGAGCGCGAGAGCCTCTTCTCCACCGACTGCGTGCTGCGGCTGGAGCAGCTCGGCTACACCCGCGTCGAGGCCCTGCGCTGGGGCGAGGAGCGGCTGGTGGGCGACATCACCGTGCGCGCCCTGCCCTTCCATGGCGAGCAGCCCACTGATGGGGAGGGCCTCTACCCGGACCTCTTCAACGAGGGAAACACGTGGCTGGTGCGCGCACCGGGCTTCTCCGCGGCCTTCTTCGCCGATGCCGGGCATGACGTGCGCGGAGACATGCGCACCGTCTGCCGCGCGCTGCGGAAGGAGGAGCCGGTGGACGTGCTCTTCTGCGGCGTGCGCGGCTTCCGGCTCGAGCCCCTCTTCTTCGGCTACACCACGCTGGACGCCTACCTCGTCGACGTGCCCGTGGACGCACTCGGCACGCCGCAGCAGCTCATGGCCGGGCCGGAGGAGGCCCTGCGATACGGTGAGCTGCTCGGCGCGCGGTACGTGGTGCCCTGTGCCGATGGCGGTGCCCCCTGGTACTGGCGCGAGGGCATGGGCCCGCGCTACCCGGGCTACCCCGGTGCACCGGTGAGCGGCGCCAGCACCCTGGATGAGAACCCGGACGCGGACCCCTACCCCGAGCGACTGAAGCAGGTGCGCCGCCGCATGGGACAGGGGCCCCAGGCCCTGCTGCTCCGTCCTGGAGAAGCCCTGGCGTGGCGGGGACGCCAGGCTCCGAAGCTCATCCAATACCCTGGCTTCCAGTGGCCGTTCGGCGGCATGCCGGCCCGGCGGGGTGCGTGA
- a CDS encoding DUF6683 family protein: protein MNHDFRALLAMWVACILLGSSGPAEAKPFSPYRQYSSSLFINGNFKLTFQRQWGEPRAASGTSVESPTISPVLLPLSVSSFRTVGEPVVPRRIATGVPGLEREQRQRLEAALLELLKDYEHLLDENDEQRLKNNLAGAFNFLFLSSYCALKNGEELSGEQRESMLEQINASIAMRLKERRLSDREKQELYESVVLSGSIIRGLYNEGRDKGRAEQLKSARELARAMLEQLMGLTIEKVRLDGNAVRIG, encoded by the coding sequence ATGAACCACGATTTCAGGGCACTGCTCGCCATGTGGGTGGCGTGCATCCTGCTCGGCTCCAGTGGGCCGGCGGAGGCGAAGCCCTTCAGTCCATACAGGCAATACAGCAGCAGCCTGTTCATCAACGGCAACTTCAAGCTCACCTTCCAGCGGCAGTGGGGCGAGCCTCGGGCGGCCTCGGGAACGTCGGTGGAGTCGCCCACCATCTCGCCGGTGTTGCTGCCGCTCTCGGTGTCGTCGTTCCGCACGGTGGGCGAGCCCGTCGTGCCCAGGCGCATTGCCACGGGGGTTCCGGGCCTCGAGCGGGAGCAACGCCAGCGGCTCGAGGCGGCCCTGCTGGAACTGCTGAAGGACTACGAGCATCTCCTGGATGAGAACGACGAGCAGCGGCTGAAGAACAACCTCGCCGGGGCCTTCAACTTCCTCTTCCTGTCTTCCTACTGCGCGCTCAAGAACGGCGAGGAGCTGAGTGGGGAGCAGCGGGAGAGCATGCTGGAGCAGATCAACGCGAGCATCGCCATGCGGCTCAAGGAGCGGCGCCTGTCGGATCGCGAGAAGCAGGAGCTGTACGAGTCGGTGGTGCTCTCGGGCTCCATCATCCGCGGGCTCTACAACGAGGGACGCGACAAGGGGCGCGCGGAGCAGCTGAAGTCGGCGCGCGAGCTGGCCAGGGCGATGCTGGAGCAGTTGATGGGGCTCACCATCGAGAAGGTGCGCCTCGACGGCAACGCCGTGCGGATTGGCTAG
- the amrB gene encoding AmmeMemoRadiSam system protein B: MPRVRAPAVAGSFYPAAAPLLAQQVDRWLEQAPACLSPPPSALIVPHAGYMYSGPVAASGYACLRGLKGQVKHVLLLGPCHFVPMNGLAHPDAELLRTPLGDVPVDESLRERAEATHHVAASAVAHQREHSLEVQLPFLQRVLGDFDVLPLVVGSTRPEEVAEVLDSLWTEDVLPIISSDLSHYLPYDTARRVDRETADHILRLEGPLEEDFACGAAAINGLLLVARRRGLRAELLDLRSSGDTAGDKQEVVGYGAFAFHTSN; this comes from the coding sequence ATGCCTCGCGTTCGCGCTCCCGCGGTGGCGGGGTCCTTCTACCCTGCCGCCGCCCCCCTTCTCGCCCAGCAGGTGGACCGTTGGCTGGAGCAGGCCCCCGCCTGTCTGAGCCCACCTCCCTCGGCGCTCATCGTCCCCCATGCCGGCTACATGTACTCGGGCCCGGTGGCCGCGAGCGGCTATGCCTGCCTGCGCGGGCTGAAGGGACAGGTGAAGCATGTCCTGCTGCTCGGGCCCTGCCACTTCGTCCCGATGAACGGGCTGGCCCACCCCGATGCGGAGCTGCTGCGCACGCCGCTCGGGGACGTGCCCGTCGATGAGTCCCTGCGCGAGCGCGCCGAGGCAACGCACCACGTCGCCGCGTCCGCCGTGGCCCACCAGAGGGAGCACTCGCTCGAGGTCCAGCTCCCCTTCCTCCAGCGCGTGCTGGGGGATTTCGACGTGCTCCCGCTCGTGGTCGGCTCCACCCGGCCCGAGGAGGTGGCCGAGGTGCTCGACTCACTCTGGACGGAGGACGTGCTGCCCATCATCAGCTCGGACCTGTCGCACTACCTGCCCTACGACACCGCCCGGAGGGTGGACCGCGAGACGGCCGACCACATCCTCCGGCTCGAAGGTCCGCTCGAGGAGGACTTCGCGTGCGGCGCCGCGGCCATCAACGGACTGCTGCTCGTGGCGCGGCGACGCGGACTGCGCGCCGAGCTGCTCGACCTGCGCAGCTCGGGCGATACGGCGGGAGACAAGCAGGAGGTGGTCGGCTACGGCGCGTTCGCCTTCCACACGAGCAACTAG
- a CDS encoding beta-ketoacyl synthase N-terminal-like domain-containing protein, with the protein MRRVGIFGWGVVAPRSRNIEAFEKNLASAESWLSAFQGFGPNNFLVGNPEFDFSDYKPWIDARFPATRFAQLEKKMGMPTKMAIGSFIQALGQNPGLEQELQTLGPRAHVYVGTGLGDLPTIHDITLGLHRAQRRWDRFWAAPERNSALRRWQETREPLTGMPPDPATVDPAELDVAEEAWWHFWAGQSPELREYLAEQKEIECLGVEGGNVESAKLAVIKEKRTRNQRLQKKWNAPEPPWNAVPADILWNIHNTPASQISMMGKITGMTFAPVAACSSFGYGLKLALDAIRRGDAKAVVMGMTDPPPHELTVGGFYNARVVSADGAVSKPLTQLRGTHVAGGSVVWILGDLEHFTARGFKPLGMEPVTVGVTADADHIITPSKEGPTVAIHEALQSAGVTPTEVGSWDLHATATPGDFLEVETLRAVLPETVLVTARKGTFGHGMSAGGGWELTAQYLGFARGQMFPTPLTEAELNKEIGRVHGRYVFDKAVAAPQGCAGKLSMGVGGINACVISRPWR; encoded by the coding sequence GTGCGCAGAGTCGGAATCTTCGGCTGGGGAGTGGTCGCTCCCCGGTCCCGGAACATCGAGGCCTTCGAGAAGAACCTCGCGTCGGCGGAGAGCTGGCTCTCCGCGTTCCAGGGCTTCGGGCCCAACAACTTCCTCGTCGGCAATCCCGAGTTCGACTTCTCGGACTACAAGCCGTGGATCGACGCGCGCTTCCCCGCCACGCGCTTCGCCCAGCTCGAGAAGAAGATGGGCATGCCCACGAAGATGGCGATCGGCTCCTTCATCCAGGCGCTGGGGCAGAACCCGGGTCTGGAGCAGGAGTTGCAGACGCTGGGGCCTCGCGCGCACGTGTACGTGGGCACCGGCCTGGGAGATCTGCCGACCATCCACGACATCACCCTGGGTCTGCACCGCGCCCAGCGGCGGTGGGACCGGTTCTGGGCGGCCCCCGAGCGCAACAGCGCCCTGCGCCGCTGGCAGGAGACGCGCGAGCCGCTGACGGGCATGCCCCCGGACCCCGCCACCGTGGACCCGGCCGAGCTGGACGTGGCCGAGGAGGCCTGGTGGCACTTCTGGGCGGGCCAGTCTCCCGAGCTGCGCGAGTACCTCGCCGAGCAGAAGGAGATTGAATGCCTGGGCGTCGAAGGCGGCAACGTGGAGTCCGCCAAGCTCGCCGTCATCAAGGAGAAGCGGACGCGCAACCAGCGCCTGCAGAAGAAGTGGAACGCGCCCGAGCCGCCCTGGAACGCGGTGCCGGCCGACATCCTCTGGAACATCCACAACACCCCCGCGTCGCAGATCTCCATGATGGGGAAGATCACCGGCATGACGTTCGCGCCGGTGGCGGCGTGCTCCTCGTTCGGCTACGGGCTGAAGCTGGCGCTCGACGCCATCCGCCGGGGTGATGCGAAGGCGGTGGTGATGGGGATGACGGATCCGCCCCCGCACGAGCTCACGGTGGGTGGTTTCTACAACGCGCGCGTGGTGAGCGCGGACGGCGCCGTGTCCAAGCCGCTCACGCAGCTGCGTGGCACGCACGTCGCTGGTGGCTCCGTGGTGTGGATCCTCGGAGACCTGGAGCACTTCACCGCCAGGGGCTTCAAGCCACTGGGCATGGAGCCCGTCACCGTGGGCGTCACCGCGGACGCGGACCACATCATCACGCCCTCGAAGGAGGGCCCCACCGTGGCCATCCACGAGGCCCTCCAGTCCGCGGGCGTGACGCCGACGGAGGTGGGCAGCTGGGATCTGCACGCCACCGCCACCCCGGGTGACTTCCTGGAGGTGGAGACGCTGCGCGCGGTGCTGCCCGAGACGGTGCTGGTGACGGCGCGCAAGGGCACCTTCGGACACGGCATGAGCGCCGGTGGCGGCTGGGAGCTGACGGCCCAGTACCTCGGCTTTGCCCGGGGCCAGATGTTCCCCACCCCGTTGACCGAGGCGGAACTCAACAAGGAGATCGGCCGCGTGCACGGCCGCTACGTCTTCGACAAGGCCGTGGCGGCGCCCCAGGGCTGCGCCGGCAAGCTGTCCATGGGCGTGGGAGGCATCAACGCCTGCGTCATCTCGCGCCCCTGGCGCTGA
- a CDS encoding molecular chaperone DnaJ, whose translation MAKGGQTPKDPASPRMQAAWKLKDSGDVVAARHEAERILADNPSPQDKAQAEELLRRSTTPVALYGFAALAAFILVLLVVLAATRY comes from the coding sequence ATGGCGAAAGGCGGACAGACGCCGAAGGATCCTGCCTCCCCCCGGATGCAGGCGGCGTGGAAGCTCAAGGACTCGGGGGACGTGGTAGCCGCGCGACACGAGGCCGAGCGCATCCTGGCGGACAATCCCAGTCCGCAGGACAAAGCCCAGGCCGAGGAACTGTTGCGCCGCTCCACCACGCCCGTCGCGCTCTATGGCTTCGCGGCCCTGGCCGCCTTCATCCTCGTGCTGCTCGTGGTGCTCGCCGCCACGCGCTACTAG
- a CDS encoding DUF4159 domain-containing protein, producing the protein MPPRPLSRRHLLLGSAALVPLLAGRASAFGEKSRFIPAVARHGGRWDARLSGLRRIAWELQRRTSVDVVPDARPFALSSPDLFEYPFLYLGGDGGFPPFSDAEVENLRRYLTFGGFLLADANDGSDGDGFDASFRREMARVLPQSPLTPVPSTHVVFKSFFLLDSAPGRLLNKPQLLSANLGKRAAVMYSQNDLAGAWSRSEAGDYEFDVSPGGEPQRELAVRVGVNLCMYALCLDYKDDAVHLPLILNKRR; encoded by the coding sequence ATGCCCCCGCGCCCCCTCAGCCGTCGACACCTCTTGCTCGGGAGCGCGGCGCTCGTCCCGCTGCTCGCCGGGCGCGCGTCCGCCTTCGGAGAGAAGAGCCGCTTCATCCCCGCCGTCGCCCGCCATGGAGGCCGTTGGGACGCCCGATTGTCGGGGCTCCGACGAATTGCCTGGGAGCTGCAGCGGCGCACCTCGGTGGACGTGGTGCCGGATGCTCGCCCCTTCGCCCTCTCCAGCCCGGACCTCTTCGAGTACCCCTTCCTCTACCTGGGAGGGGACGGAGGCTTCCCGCCCTTCTCCGATGCGGAGGTGGAGAACCTCCGGCGCTACCTCACCTTCGGAGGCTTCCTCCTGGCGGACGCCAATGATGGCAGCGACGGGGATGGCTTCGACGCGAGCTTCCGCCGGGAGATGGCGCGGGTGCTGCCGCAGAGCCCGCTCACGCCGGTGCCCTCCACCCACGTCGTCTTCAAGAGCTTCTTCCTGCTGGACTCGGCGCCGGGCCGGTTGCTCAACAAGCCACAGTTGCTGTCGGCCAACCTCGGCAAGCGGGCGGCGGTGATGTACTCGCAGAACGACCTGGCGGGCGCGTGGAGCCGCAGCGAGGCGGGCGATTACGAATTCGACGTCTCCCCGGGTGGCGAGCCCCAGCGCGAATTGGCCGTGCGGGTGGGCGTGAACCTCTGCATGTACGCCCTCTGCCTGGACTACAAGGACGACGCCGTCCACCTGCCCCTCATCCTCAACAAGCGCCGCTGA
- a CDS encoding glutamine amidotransferase, whose product MDTTPFNAWKLVSLSPLPVWALVLLGVGVALGVGLAAWGVRREPARLRRWSLWLLRAGAGLAALFFLLEPGIRNLQVARMKNRLAVLVDRSASMNFPVEPGGMTRSAQAAAFLENAAPGLAALRDRYTVEVYGFDPELSPTTAEALAKEPARAGSSDLLSALRSVGAGAQGAKKLGGVLLVSDGADNVELAGGAVGRARAALADLNVPVSTFLVGKEALKDLSVERVKVDDFAFVRNSITVEVEVHGRGFSGQDVPVVLKQEGKVVASKAVRFESSDDVKPVGFTFTPDQTGRFVYTVSMPVFPDEAVGDNNTRSFVLKVIRDRVRVLLVVGRPSWDERFLRGLLRQDANVDLVSFYILRTMSDDPGVVSQERELSLIPFPMEEIFDTKLDTFDVVIFQNFGHTDQSLSIAQYERNLERYVHNGGAFVMIGGDSVLGEGRANMPTLYEALPVEGAGPANAEPFKARLTPEGLRHPVTAMVSGGASTEAAWAELPAIPGANLTRAKPGATVLMDHPFMTVDGKNAPLVAVWDYGRGRALVMATDASWYWAFTAHKDGSPSRTYERFWGSALRWLVRDPDLTTLNVTADPPSVEPGKAVGVVVSSRTSDYQPAQDAQIRVELVSVDTQRPVAVQTGQTGPDGVVRLEFAPPAPGPYKLVATAKKGETDLGKGEDAVAVRAVGPELSDASVRPDLMEQIAKYTGGKAFRLPMSGLPDDVPLLDPPVVEVGRAKDKPLWDRWYYLVALVGLLGTEWFLRRRFGYV is encoded by the coding sequence ATGGACACCACCCCCTTCAATGCCTGGAAGCTCGTCAGCCTCTCGCCACTGCCCGTCTGGGCGTTGGTGCTGCTGGGCGTGGGCGTGGCGCTCGGAGTGGGCCTGGCGGCGTGGGGCGTGCGGCGAGAGCCGGCGCGCCTGCGTCGCTGGTCCCTGTGGCTGCTGCGCGCGGGCGCGGGCCTGGCGGCGCTCTTCTTCCTGCTGGAGCCGGGCATCCGCAACCTCCAGGTGGCGCGGATGAAGAACCGCCTGGCCGTGCTGGTGGACCGCTCGGCGTCCATGAACTTCCCGGTGGAGCCCGGGGGCATGACGCGCTCGGCCCAGGCGGCGGCCTTCCTGGAGAACGCGGCGCCGGGGCTGGCGGCCCTGCGGGACCGGTACACGGTGGAGGTGTACGGCTTCGACCCGGAGCTGTCGCCCACCACGGCCGAGGCGCTCGCGAAGGAGCCGGCGCGCGCGGGCTCGTCGGACCTGTTGTCGGCGCTGCGCTCGGTGGGGGCGGGGGCGCAGGGCGCGAAGAAGCTGGGCGGCGTGCTGCTGGTGAGCGACGGCGCGGACAACGTGGAGCTCGCGGGCGGCGCGGTGGGCCGGGCGCGGGCGGCGCTGGCGGACCTGAACGTGCCGGTGTCGACGTTCCTGGTGGGCAAGGAGGCGCTGAAGGACCTGTCCGTCGAGCGGGTGAAGGTGGATGACTTCGCCTTCGTGCGCAACTCCATCACCGTGGAGGTGGAGGTGCACGGCCGAGGCTTCTCCGGACAGGACGTGCCGGTGGTGCTGAAGCAGGAAGGCAAGGTGGTGGCGAGCAAGGCGGTGCGCTTCGAGTCCTCGGACGACGTGAAGCCGGTGGGCTTCACGTTCACGCCGGATCAGACGGGGCGCTTCGTCTACACGGTGAGCATGCCCGTGTTCCCGGACGAGGCGGTGGGGGACAACAACACCCGCTCCTTCGTGCTGAAGGTGATTCGGGACCGGGTGCGCGTGCTGCTGGTGGTGGGCCGGCCCTCGTGGGACGAGCGCTTCCTGAGAGGCCTGTTGCGCCAGGACGCGAACGTGGACCTGGTGTCCTTCTACATCCTGCGGACGATGTCGGATGACCCGGGCGTGGTGAGCCAGGAGCGCGAGCTGTCGCTGATTCCCTTCCCGATGGAGGAGATCTTCGACACGAAGCTGGACACGTTCGACGTGGTCATCTTCCAGAACTTCGGCCACACGGACCAATCGCTGTCGATCGCCCAGTACGAGCGCAACCTGGAGCGCTACGTGCACAACGGCGGTGCCTTCGTGATGATTGGCGGAGACAGCGTGCTGGGAGAGGGAAGGGCGAACATGCCCACGCTGTACGAGGCGCTGCCGGTGGAGGGGGCGGGCCCGGCGAACGCCGAGCCCTTCAAGGCGAGGCTGACGCCGGAGGGACTGAGACACCCGGTGACGGCGATGGTGTCGGGAGGGGCGAGCACGGAGGCGGCGTGGGCGGAGCTGCCGGCGATTCCGGGAGCGAACCTGACGAGGGCGAAGCCAGGGGCGACGGTGCTGATGGACCATCCGTTCATGACGGTGGACGGGAAGAACGCGCCGCTGGTGGCGGTGTGGGACTACGGGCGGGGGAGGGCGCTGGTGATGGCGACGGACGCGAGCTGGTACTGGGCCTTCACGGCGCACAAGGATGGCTCGCCGAGCCGCACGTATGAGCGCTTCTGGGGCAGCGCGCTGCGCTGGCTGGTGAGGGATCCGGACCTGACGACGCTGAACGTGACGGCGGATCCTCCGTCGGTGGAGCCTGGGAAGGCGGTGGGGGTGGTGGTGTCGTCGAGGACGTCGGACTACCAGCCGGCGCAGGACGCGCAGATTCGTGTGGAACTGGTGTCGGTGGACACGCAGAGGCCGGTGGCCGTGCAGACAGGGCAGACGGGACCGGACGGAGTGGTTCGGCTGGAGTTCGCGCCGCCGGCGCCGGGTCCATACAAACTGGTGGCCACGGCGAAGAAGGGCGAGACGGATCTGGGGAAGGGCGAGGACGCGGTGGCGGTGCGAGCGGTGGGCCCGGAGCTGTCGGACGCATCGGTGCGGCCGGATCTGATGGAGCAGATCGCGAAGTACACGGGAGGCAAGGCGTTCCGGCTGCCGATGAGTGGGCTGCCGGATGACGTGCCGTTGCTGGACCCGCCGGTGGTGGAAGTGGGGCGGGCGAAGGACAAGCCGCTGTGGGACCGTTGGTACTACCTGGTGGCGCTGGTGGGGCTGCTGGGGACTGAATGGTTCCTGCGACGCCGCTTCGGTTACGTGTGA